In Sphingomonas oryzagri, the genomic stretch GCATTCTTCAGCGCGACGAGGAAGGTCACCGCCTCGCGGCCGTCGATCAGGCGGTGATCGTAGCTGAGCGCGAGGTACATCATCGGGCGGACGACGACCTGGCCGTTCACCACCACCGGACGATCCTCGATACGGTGGAGGCCCAGCACCGCCGACTGCGGCGGGTTGATGATCGGGGTCGACATCAGCGAGCCGAACACACCGCCGTTGGAGATGGTGAAGGTGCCGCCCTTCATCTCTTCCATCTTCAGCGTGCCGTCCTTGGCGCGCTTGCCGAAATCGCCGATCGTCTTCTCGATGCCGGCGACCGACAGGTCCTGCGCATCGCGGATCACCGGCACGACCAGGCCATTCGGGGCCGAGACGGCGACCGAGACGTCGACATAATCGTGATAGACGATCTCGTCGCCCTCGATCGATCCGTTGACGGCGGGGATGTCGCGGAGAGCCTGCACGGCGGCCTTCACGAAGAAGCCCATGAAGCCGAGGCGGACGCCGTGCTTCTTCTCGAACAGATCCTTGTATTTGGCGCGCGCCTCGATCACCGCGGTCATGTCCACGTCGTTGAACGTGGTGAGCATCGCGGCGGTGTTCTGCGCTTCCTTCAGGCGCTTGGCGACCGTCTGGCGCAGACGCGTCATCTTGACGCGCTCTTCCTTGCGACCACCCGACGAGGCCGGAGCCGACGCCGCCGGAGCAGCGGCCGGCTTGGAAGCGGCGGCACCCTCGATATCGACGCGGGTCACGCGGCCATCGCGGCCGGTGCCGGTGACGGTGGACGGATCGATGCCGGTCTCGCCCGCGGCGCGCTTGGCGGAAGGCGCCAGCGCATCGCTGGTCTTGCCCGAAGCGGCGGGCGCCTGCTGCGCGGCGGTGGCCGGAGCGGCCTCCTTCTTCTCTTCCGCCTTGGCCGGAGCGGCGGCGGCACCGCCCTCTTCGATCGTCGCGAGCAGCGCACCGACCTCGACCGTGTCGCCCTCGTTGACGACGAGCGCGCCGATCACGCCGGCAACCGGGGCCGGCACCTCGATCGCGACCTTGTCGGTCTCCAGGCTGGCGATCGGCTCGTCGACCTTCACGGCTTCGCCGGGCTTCTTGAGCCACTGGCCCAGCGTCGCCTCGGTGATCGATTCGCCGAGTGTCGGCACCTTCACATCGGTGGTCATTTGATTGTCCTGCTTTCTAGGATTCGGTTCTTAGGCGGCCTTGGCCGGCGACGAAGTTTCGGAAGTGTGACCCAGCGCGTCGGCGACGAGCTTCTTCTGCTGGGCGGCGTGGCGCTTGGCCGATCCGGTCGCGGTGGCGGCGGACGCCTCGCGGCCGGCATAGACCGGGCGCTGCGGCTTGCAGCCGGCATCGACCATGCACTCTTCGACGAGGTCCTGCGCAAAGTTCCAGCTGCCCTGGTTCTTCGGCTCTTCCTGCGCCCAAACCACCGTCTCCACGTTGGTATAGGCCTTGAGCTGCTCGACGATGACGTCGCTCGGGAACGGATAGAGCTGCTCGACGCGCAGGATGACGGTGTTGGCATCACCCGCCTCGTCGCGCGCATCCATCAGGTCGTAGGCAACCTTGCCCGAGCAGAGCACCACGCGGCGCACATCC encodes the following:
- the odhB gene encoding 2-oxoglutarate dehydrogenase complex dihydrolipoyllysine-residue succinyltransferase; the encoded protein is MTTDVKVPTLGESITEATLGQWLKKPGEAVKVDEPIASLETDKVAIEVPAPVAGVIGALVVNEGDTVEVGALLATIEEGGAAAAPAKAEEKKEAAPATAAQQAPAASGKTSDALAPSAKRAAGETGIDPSTVTGTGRDGRVTRVDIEGAAASKPAAAPAASAPASSGGRKEERVKMTRLRQTVAKRLKEAQNTAAMLTTFNDVDMTAVIEARAKYKDLFEKKHGVRLGFMGFFVKAAVQALRDIPAVNGSIEGDEIVYHDYVDVSVAVSAPNGLVVPVIRDAQDLSVAGIEKTIGDFGKRAKDGTLKMEEMKGGTFTISNGGVFGSLMSTPIINPPQSAVLGLHRIEDRPVVVNGQVVVRPMMYLALSYDHRLIDGREAVTFLVALKNAIEDPTRLLIDL